The following proteins are co-located in the Haliotis asinina isolate JCU_RB_2024 chromosome 13, JCU_Hal_asi_v2, whole genome shotgun sequence genome:
- the LOC137260261 gene encoding uncharacterized protein produces MALSTLLFSTLVWCGVRDYTDASLTGASLADARLAGASLTDASLADASLAGASLTDASLAGASLTGASLADARLATRVRLMEGEIHAWKPTADNVETKLINTFTVLESSLKEKLTGTSVPPLITRLVKQAINDIQNEDYIGNIIRGHVLGDVHSLKAEVQNAESQLNAIRADTYRESPGKLQSKLTKDIRALQLKLNQTADGVRTLKSELNQTIDDRFNTKQRHTGLTGNLMTLNMSCCVMNPGTTRVSTDSSQDPGRGKSVPPKPVTTQDSDPHGTPSPAAGRDLYNASRDGDLERVKRILAAGKVDINSRGGVWSRTPVMVASEKGHRGVVKFLVDRGANISLVDKAGSNVLHWACEGGDLEIVKLIISQNVVDINSRGLLGVTPVMAAVLYEHRDVVKFLVGEGADMSVVDSDGNTALHFACQVGDLETVKLILSANTVDISRMNNNARTAADVARLYGGEEMVELLMSHGAD; encoded by the exons ATGGCGCTGTCAACACTTCTATTCTCCACTcttgtgtggtgtggtgtcagAGACTATACTGATGCTAGTTTGACTGGTGCCAGTTTGGCTGATGCCAGGTTGGCTGGTGCCAGTTTGACTGATGCCAGTTTGGCTGATGCCAGTTTGGCTGGTGCCAGTTTGACTGATGCCAGTTTGGCTGGTGCCAGTTTGACTGGTGCCAGTTTGGCTGATGCCAGGTTGGCTACACGAGTGAGACTGATGGAAGGCGAGATCCACGCTTGGAAACCTACAGCCGATAATGTTGAGACTAAACTTATTAACACCTTTACCGTGTTGGAGTCCTCCCTGAAAGAAAAACTGACTGGAACATCCGTTCCTCCCTTGATCACGCGCCTCGTCAAACAAGCCATTAATGACATCCAGAACGAAGATTACATTGGTAATATTATCAGAGGACATGTTCTCGGGGACGTTCATAGCCTGAAAGCTGAAGTACAAAACGCAGAGTCACAACTTAACGCAATACGTGCAGACACTTACAGAGAGAGTCCGGGAAAACTACAGAGCAAGCTGACCAAAGACATCCGTGCATTACAGCTGAAGCTGAATCAGACGGCTGATGGTGTAAGGACGTTGAAATCTGAACTGAATCAGACCATTGATGATCGTTTTAATACAAAACAAAGACACACTGGTCTCACAGGGAACTTGATGACGCTGAACATGAGCTGTTGCGTGATGAATCCTGGGACGACACGGG TCTCGACTGACTCGAGTCAGGATCCGGGCCGGGGCAAGTCTGTTCCACCAAAgccagtgacgacacaagactctgatcCACATG GAACTCCATCACCAGCAGCAGGCCGCGACCTCTACAACGCCAGCAGGGACGGTGACCTGGAGAGagtgaagcggatcctggcaGCGGGGAAagtggacatcaacagtagaggaggAGTGTGGAGCAGGACACCGGTGATGGTGGCATCAGAGAAAGGACACAGAGGTGTGGTGAAGTTCCTTGTGGATAGAGGTGCTAATATATCACTGGTGGACAAGGCCGGTAGCAACGTCCTTCACTGGGCCTGTGAGGGAGGAGACCTGGAGATCGTGAAACTAATCATCTCACAGAACGtggtggacatcaacagtagaggactCCTCGGTGTCACACCGGTGATGGCGGCAGTACTTTATGAACACAGAGATGTTGTGAAGTTCCTTGTGGGTGAAGGGGCTGATATGTCAGTGGTGGACAGTGACGGCAACACCGCCCTTCACTTTGCTTGTCAGGTAGGAGACCTGGAGACCGTGAAGCTGATCCTGTCAGCAAACACGGTTGACATCAGTCGGATGAACAACAACGCGAGAACAGCGGCCGACGTGGCGAGACTCTATGGAGGTGAGGAAATGGTGGAACTCCTGATGTCACATGGTGCTGACTGA